The Flavobacterium piscisymbiosum genome includes a region encoding these proteins:
- a CDS encoding fibronectin type III domain-containing protein translates to MKRTLLQKKFKLVLVILFLMPLFIHANYKDSFSFQIADTEAPTAPTNAKAYQTFATTCSIQWTSSTDNVGVAYYEIYNGTVLIGTSDQSAPYFKITGLTELTSYTFSVKAKDTAGNVSSSSNLILVTTPDGTKPTTPTNLTASDITATSVNLSWTGSTDNVGVTGYSIYNNTFTLWAKVDGATRTFNATGLKQSTTYNFSIKATDAALNSSLESNIVSVRALDIIPPTAPTNLSSSGTTTTSVNLSWTASSDSEGVTGYDIYQGENLLIGNTANTNYTITGLQANNFYSFSVKARDAAGNISNATIPLICETLDAIPPTTPASLTASEISDTSVNLSWTASTDNKKVTGYELYVNGNLSTTLNVLEFRITTLAPNTNYTFYVKAKDAAGNSSASSNVVTLKTNPAYCVSKGYSQIFDEYIARVQIGTIDKKSNVSAISYTDATNIATELKKGETYSITVTPKEWISGKTQFGLRYAAWIDYNGDMDFYDSEELIWSQEVTTNSPVRGTFTIPVNAITAKTRIRITVRDGGAAGVPSPCGDYSNTYNYGETEDYTADIINNAVDENAPEAPANLTASGTTWTTTNLSWTAPVNNADITGYEIYKENILIGTSTTANFNVTGLLQGYVYLFTVKAKNSNGLLSKSSVPVSVTTPKDTTSPTTPANLRATTITATNITISWDPSTNNGGGISYLIYNDADLIATVKDTKAAIIKLANNVMYNFSVQAADEFGNKSAKAAISVTTLKDTTPPSAPTQLIATDTTTTTTNLSWTAATDDEYITYYDIYNGANLLYSVSGEITNYNVTGLKEGTAYSFTVVARDRGLNKTSSSPLSVTTVSIPKYCIPGSTAQNNDNITNVTLGKINNSASSGVYSDFKSTGGFVIPGQENTISISVSKYYSGSKPSGLAFWIDLNGDSDFDDDGELIFSTIITAETFTAIKKFTIPVTATPGRTKMRISLKENGIPSPCEKFYNGAIQDYILDIKDPIIEFEAPSTPKNLSVSNITKTSAILSWEESTDNIAVTGYDIYQGNILIGTTNVTNYTLTGLSAETVYSYTIKAKDYAKNISVSSDPISLTTANLSIEEHDSKLQRYVIYPNPSHDHLFIKANNDRAAFFKISNIGGQTIKTGNVTEQAIDVSMLPSGIYIIELNDGEKPISSKFIKK, encoded by the coding sequence ATGAAACGAACTTTACTCCAAAAAAAATTCAAATTAGTTTTAGTGATTCTGTTCTTAATGCCGTTATTTATACACGCTAATTACAAAGACTCATTTTCATTTCAAATCGCAGACACCGAAGCTCCTACAGCTCCAACTAATGCAAAAGCGTATCAAACCTTTGCCACAACCTGTTCCATACAATGGACTTCCTCAACAGATAATGTTGGAGTTGCTTATTATGAGATATATAATGGAACTGTTCTGATAGGCACATCAGATCAATCTGCTCCATATTTTAAAATCACAGGGTTAACAGAATTAACTTCTTATACCTTTAGTGTAAAAGCAAAAGATACGGCTGGAAACGTTTCTTCATCAAGCAATTTGATCTTGGTTACTACGCCAGATGGAACTAAACCTACTACACCAACAAATCTAACAGCATCAGATATAACCGCAACTTCAGTTAATTTATCATGGACCGGTTCAACAGATAATGTTGGCGTTACCGGTTATTCGATATACAATAACACTTTTACATTATGGGCAAAAGTAGACGGAGCCACAAGAACTTTCAACGCTACAGGATTAAAACAATCAACTACCTATAATTTTTCAATTAAAGCTACTGATGCGGCACTAAACAGTTCTTTAGAAAGTAATATTGTATCGGTTAGAGCCCTGGATATTATTCCTCCTACCGCTCCAACCAACCTCTCCTCTTCTGGCACTACAACCACATCAGTAAATTTGTCCTGGACGGCTTCATCAGATAGTGAAGGTGTTACAGGTTATGACATCTATCAAGGAGAAAATTTACTAATTGGAAATACAGCTAACACAAACTATACAATAACAGGGTTACAAGCAAATAATTTTTATTCATTCTCCGTGAAAGCCAGAGATGCAGCCGGAAATATTTCGAACGCAACAATCCCACTGATATGCGAAACTCTTGATGCAATTCCGCCAACCACACCCGCAAGTTTGACAGCATCTGAAATAAGCGATACATCAGTAAATCTATCCTGGACTGCTTCAACAGATAATAAAAAAGTCACTGGATATGAACTTTATGTAAATGGCAATTTATCAACGACTCTAAATGTTTTAGAATTCAGAATAACTACGTTAGCACCAAATACAAATTATACATTTTATGTAAAAGCCAAAGATGCAGCTGGAAATTCATCAGCATCAAGCAATGTTGTTACTTTAAAAACAAATCCTGCATATTGTGTATCTAAAGGCTACAGTCAAATATTTGATGAATATATAGCAAGAGTTCAAATTGGAACTATCGACAAAAAATCAAATGTTTCTGCTATTAGCTATACTGACGCTACAAATATTGCGACAGAATTAAAAAAAGGCGAAACTTATTCTATTACCGTTACACCAAAAGAGTGGATTAGCGGAAAAACTCAATTTGGGTTAAGATATGCTGCATGGATTGACTATAACGGCGATATGGATTTTTATGATTCGGAAGAATTGATTTGGTCTCAAGAAGTTACAACAAACTCACCCGTAAGAGGAACTTTTACGATTCCTGTTAATGCTATTACAGCCAAAACCAGAATTAGGATAACTGTTAGAGATGGTGGCGCAGCAGGAGTTCCATCGCCTTGTGGAGATTACAGCAACACTTATAATTATGGCGAAACAGAAGATTATACTGCTGACATAATAAATAATGCAGTAGATGAGAATGCACCGGAAGCACCAGCAAATTTAACTGCATCCGGAACGACCTGGACAACGACGAACTTATCCTGGACAGCACCAGTAAACAATGCAGATATAACAGGTTATGAAATTTATAAGGAAAATATTTTAATTGGAACTTCAACAACAGCTAACTTTAATGTTACAGGATTGCTTCAAGGCTACGTTTATTTATTTACTGTAAAAGCTAAAAATTCAAACGGACTTCTATCAAAATCAAGTGTTCCGGTTTCAGTAACAACACCTAAAGATACAACAAGCCCAACAACGCCTGCAAATCTAAGAGCAACAACAATAACGGCTACAAACATTACCATTTCCTGGGATCCTTCGACTAATAACGGTGGCGGTATATCCTATTTAATTTATAATGATGCTGATTTAATTGCAACAGTAAAAGATACTAAAGCAGCCATAATTAAACTTGCAAATAATGTTATGTATAACTTTAGTGTTCAAGCTGCTGATGAATTCGGCAATAAATCGGCCAAAGCTGCTATTTCGGTTACGACATTAAAAGATACAACTCCTCCATCAGCTCCAACTCAGCTTATAGCAACTGACACAACAACAACTACGACAAACTTGTCCTGGACCGCCGCTACAGATGACGAATATATTACCTATTACGATATTTATAATGGCGCAAATTTACTTTATTCTGTATCAGGGGAAATTACTAATTATAATGTGACAGGATTAAAAGAAGGGACAGCCTATTCTTTTACTGTAGTTGCCAGAGACAGAGGTTTGAACAAAACATCCAGCAGTCCACTTTCTGTTACCACAGTGTCTATACCAAAATACTGCATTCCGGGAAGTACCGCACAAAACAATGATAATATTACTAATGTTACACTAGGTAAAATTAATAATTCTGCCTCATCTGGGGTGTATAGTGATTTTAAAAGCACAGGAGGATTCGTAATTCCCGGACAAGAAAATACGATAAGTATATCTGTTTCTAAATACTATTCCGGCTCTAAACCCAGCGGATTAGCTTTCTGGATTGATTTGAATGGAGATTCAGACTTTGATGACGATGGAGAATTGATTTTCAGTACCATTATTACTGCTGAAACATTTACAGCAATCAAAAAATTCACAATCCCAGTTACCGCAACTCCTGGAAGGACAAAGATGAGAATTTCTTTAAAAGAAAATGGGATTCCATCTCCTTGTGAAAAGTTTTACAATGGAGCAATTCAAGATTATATATTGGATATCAAAGATCCTATTATTGAATTTGAAGCTCCAAGCACACCAAAAAATTTAAGTGTATCAAATATTACTAAAACCTCAGCTATTTTATCATGGGAAGAATCAACAGACAATATAGCGGTTACGGGTTATGATATTTACCAAGGAAATATTTTAATTGGCACTACGAACGTAACCAATTATACGCTGACTGGCTTAAGTGCCGAAACGGTTTACTCATATACCATAAAAGCAAAAGATTATGCTAAAAACATTTCAGTTTCAAGCGATCCAATTTCGTTAACTACAGCTAACCTTTCAATAGAGGAGCATGATTCAAAATTGCAACGTTATGTAATTTATCCAAATCCATCGCATGATCATTTATTTATAAAGGCAAATAATGACAGAGCTGCTTTTTTCAAAATAAGCAATATTGGTGGCCAAACTATAAAAACAGGGAATGTAACAGAACAAGCTATAGATGTCAGCATGCTGCCTTCCGGAATTTATATAATCGAATTGAATGACGGTGAAAAACCTATCTCAAGCAAATTCATTAAAAAGTAA
- a CDS encoding outer membrane beta-barrel protein, whose product MKTKFFVILSMLTFSFANAQQQEVDSEMNSAKGVTFEKGDMFLEGSIKISTGGETDYYGFSPKFGYLLNDKFAVGAKLNYSSEKEETVPETKTNVFGIGAFARYYFLELDKKRFKAFAEAGLGFGSNKTKIEGIEDDTDNSITADITVGLNYFVTKNIAVTFTLANVLAYNSVSPENGPSSDTFNLNINLFENIFDQPQFGLLYRF is encoded by the coding sequence ATGAAAACTAAATTTTTTGTTATTTTATCAATGTTAACTTTCTCATTTGCGAACGCGCAACAACAAGAGGTTGATAGTGAAATGAACTCTGCAAAAGGCGTAACTTTTGAAAAAGGCGATATGTTTCTAGAGGGATCTATCAAAATTAGTACAGGTGGAGAAACCGATTATTATGGATTTAGTCCAAAATTTGGGTATTTACTAAATGACAAATTTGCCGTTGGAGCAAAACTAAATTATTCTAGTGAAAAAGAAGAAACTGTTCCGGAAACAAAAACCAATGTATTTGGAATTGGTGCTTTTGCGAGATATTACTTTTTAGAATTAGACAAAAAACGTTTTAAAGCTTTCGCTGAAGCTGGTTTAGGTTTTGGAAGCAATAAAACTAAAATTGAAGGAATTGAAGATGACACTGATAATAGTATTACAGCAGATATTACTGTTGGATTAAATTATTTTGTGACCAAAAACATTGCGGTAACTTTTACATTGGCTAATGTACTAGCGTATAACAGTGTTTCTCCTGAAAATGGACCATCATCAGATACTTTTAATTTAAACATTAATTTATTTGAAAACATTTTCGATCAACCACAATTTGGTCTTTTATACAGATTCTAG
- a CDS encoding helix-turn-helix transcriptional regulator, whose translation MDETPKRFDRIIAILIQLQSKKIVKAQELADRFEVSLRTIYRDIRTLEASGVPIYSEAGVGYALMDGYRLPPVMFTREEVSSFIAAEKLMQKFTDPSLGSHHASAMYKLKSVLRSTDKDWLSNIESKILMQNQEPLFHDSSPNTLAILFESIAEKKQILLSYKTAEEASNRNIEPVGVFHDHNNWYFLGYCHLRQDYRQFRTDRILGIQKTECSFTIEHDSLETYLKKNETIPTIKVRILVSKKIINYIRFEQKYHGYVSEKDVGDQIEMTFMARDIQEGFPRWFLMYADYASIIEPEKLKTRIRELVENYLERLS comes from the coding sequence ATGGACGAAACCCCAAAACGATTTGACCGTATTATTGCTATTCTTATTCAGTTACAATCTAAAAAAATTGTAAAAGCACAGGAATTAGCCGATCGTTTTGAAGTGAGTTTAAGAACCATATATCGTGATATACGAACTCTTGAAGCTTCCGGAGTTCCTATTTATAGCGAGGCCGGAGTGGGTTATGCTTTAATGGATGGTTACAGATTGCCTCCTGTTATGTTTACGCGCGAGGAAGTGAGCAGTTTTATCGCTGCCGAAAAATTGATGCAGAAATTTACAGACCCTTCTTTGGGATCTCATCATGCATCAGCGATGTATAAACTGAAATCGGTTTTGAGAAGTACCGATAAAGATTGGCTTTCGAATATAGAATCTAAAATTTTGATGCAAAATCAGGAACCTCTATTTCATGATAGTTCGCCTAATACGCTGGCCATTTTGTTTGAAAGTATTGCAGAAAAAAAGCAAATTCTTCTTTCATACAAAACCGCTGAAGAAGCTAGTAATCGAAATATTGAACCCGTTGGCGTTTTTCATGATCATAACAATTGGTATTTTCTGGGTTATTGCCATTTACGACAAGATTATCGCCAATTTAGAACCGATAGAATTTTGGGGATTCAAAAAACCGAATGCAGTTTTACCATAGAACATGATTCATTAGAAACGTACTTAAAGAAAAATGAAACAATTCCGACGATTAAGGTTCGGATTTTAGTTTCGAAAAAAATCATCAATTATATTCGATTTGAACAAAAATATCATGGTTATGTTTCTGAAAAAGATGTTGGTGACCAAATCGAAATGACGTTTATGGCCCGCGATATCCAGGAAGGATTTCCACGCTGGTTTTTGATGTATGCTGATTATGCTTCGATTATAGAACCCGAAAAACTCAAAACCAGAATCCGGGAATTAGTAGAAAATTATCTGGAGAGATTATCATAA